The sequence CGGCACTTCGGAGCGCGAGAAGAAGGCCGAGGAACGTCGCCTTCGCGCATTGGCCAAGTGGACTCTCCGCGAGGTGCTCAAGCAGTGGCGTCTCGCTGTCAACGTCGTCAGAGCAAGAAAGGCAGCCGCTGAGAAGGCAGAAAAGGAGAAGTCGGATAaagagcagctcaacgccaTTCTTGAGCAGAGTACCGCCATGCTCAAGAAACAGCACGAGGTTATGACGCGTGCCGACAGCTTGGATGATAGCGACGATGAAGGAAGCGATAGGACCAACTATGGTAGCGATGGGTCCGCTGAGTCCGAAATCTCGGATattgacgacgacgacaaccaACTGATTCAGATTCAGGATGAGTTGCCGTCAGTGTCACCAGAGCAGTCTCTCGACATGTTGACACCTGTTCCGGAGGAAGCCGACGGTAGCAAGGATCGCGTATCTAACACAACCGATCATGaagctgccactgccaaTGGCGACCCTactgtcgtcgtcgaatCCGAATCGCAACCTTCTCGAAGGCCCCAAAGGCGAACGGCTCGCACGAAGACTTTCAAAGCGAGAGATTCGAAGCTGGATGCGGACGACATCGAGTTCAACGATGCTGGTAACGATGACGAACAGGAAGACGCTGAGCTTGAGAGGCAAATGttggaagaggatgaggaggacgacAGCGAAGACGCAGGGCTTGCAGCGGATGCCAACATACCcatcgaagagctgctcaagcgATACGGCTACGGACAGGAAGCCGATCAAGATGCAGAGGACAGTGACGCTGGCGAGGATGCTGTCAGCAATGACGATTCTCTTGAAAACTCTGCGACCAAAGACGGTAGCGAGGATGTAGCAGCCGTTGCTTCAATCAAGATACAAGAAGACGCAGAGGTCGAAGAAGAGCGCCCAGTCCAAGAGGACAGTATGCCAGACGAAGCAATGGATTTGGAGGACGATGCAGTCTCGACAGCTCTCAATCGACCGTCGGATGCactgctcgtcgacgatcaTAGCGATGCAGAGTCTGCTGCTACGAGTGGACGTCGCAGCAGTCGTCGCTCCATGACACGTGCTTCTTCCATCGTCTCCTCGGATCGACATGCTACTCGTTTGCGCCAGCCCTTCCTGTTACGTGGACAGCTGCGCCCGTACCAACAGATTGGCTTCGAATGGCTATGCAGCTTGTACGCCAACGGCGTCAACGGCATCCttgccgacgagatgggTCTAGGCAAGACCATCCAAACCATTTCGTTGCTTGCCCATCTCGCCTGTGACAAAGGTGTCTGGGGCCcccatctcgtcgtcgcacCCACCAGTGTCATGCTCAACTGGGAGGTTGAATTCAAAAAGTTTCTTCCTGGATTTAAAATCCTGTCGTACTACGGCAACCAGAAGGAGCGCAAGGAAAAGCGAATTGGTTGGAACACTGAGAACAGCTTCAATGTCTGCATCACCAGCTACCAACTCGTGCTAGCCGATCAGCACATTTTCCGCCGCAAACCGTGGGTCTACCTTGTGCTGGACGAGGCACATCACATCAAGAACTTCCGATCGCAACGATGGCAGACGTTGCTTGGTTTCAACTCGCAACGACGGCTGTTGCTGACGGGTACGCCTCTGCAGAACAATCTTATGGATCTGTGGTCGTTGATGTACTTCTTGATGCCGAACGGTGCTACCGAGTTACCTGGAGGTGGCGCATTCGCAAATATGAAGGACTTCCAGGATTGGTTCTCGAACCCACTCGACAAGGCGATCGAAGGCGGTACGAGTATGAACGACGAAACTCGTGCCATggtgcagaagctgcaTGCTGTGCTGCGACCATACCTCTTGCGTCGTCTCAAGAGCGAGGTGGAAAAAGAGCTACCAAGCAAGTACGAGCACGTCATTACCTGTCGACTGTCCAAACGCCAACGATTTCTGTACAATGATTTCATGTCGCGTGCCAAGACGCGCGAGAGTTTGGCGAGCGGCAACTACCTCAGCATCATCAACTGCTtgatgcagctgcgcaaggTGTGTAACCATCCGGACTTGTTCGAGGTGCGACCGATTGTCACCAGTTTTGCCATGTCGAGATCGGTGGTTGCGGATTACGAGATCAAGGATCTTCTTGTGCGACGTCGGTTGCTGCAGGAGAATGTTTGGGAAAAGGTGGACTTGGACGTGACCAACTTGCGCATCACGGATGGTGAAGAGCATCTGACAGCGATCGAATCGCGCGATCTGCGCCGGTTGAAtgcggccaagaagctACCACACTTCCGCGAAGCGGTGCCGGAACCTCGGGAACTCGATACGTGGACGCTGGAAGGATTCGAGCGTTCGAGAGAGCAACGAAAGCTGGTGGATCGGATGGAGAAATGGAAGCACATGGCGTATCTGAACCAGTACCGCTGTACCAAGCGACCGATTTACGGATCTGGGTTGATCAAGATGCTTACAGAGGCAGGCGAGGCGGCGCGATTGGAGCCGCTGGAGCAGCATGAGTCGGATCGAAGAGGCTTCCTCACTCGCTGTGACTCTGTACTGCGCATCGTGCAGTCCCGATCTACGCGGCGAGAAAACATGCAAGCTCTGATCGACCGTTTTGCCTTCGTCACGCCACGCGCAGTTGCGGTCGACATGCCTCGTTGGGCGCTGCCCGGGTTGGAAGCTCATCAACGACCCGACATGGTCAAGCGTGAGTTTGACACTGTCCATCCAGTCGCGGTGAAGCTTCATATCGCGTTTCCCGACGCCTCACTGCTCCAATACGATTGTGGTAAGCTTCAACAACTCGACATCTTGATGCGTCGGCTGAAAGAGGGAGGACATCGAATTCTCATCTTCACCCAGATGACGCGCGTGCTGGACATTCTCGAGTCGTTCCTCAACTACCACGGCTACCGGTATCTGCGTCTGGATGGAGCGACCAAGGTTGAGTCGCGACAGGCGTTGACGGAACAGTTCAACCGAGACGCGCGCATTTCGGCATTCATTCTTTCGACGCGTTCGGGCGGGTTGGGGATCAACCTAACTGGAGCGGACACGGTTCTCTTCTACGACCTGGACTGGAATGCGGCGATTGAAGCGCAGTGCATggatcgagcgcatcgcaTAGGTCAAACGCGCGATGTGCATATCTATCGCTTTGTCACTGAGCACACGATCGAAGAAAACATGTTGCGCAAAGCCAACCAGAAGCGACTGTTGGACAACGTGGTGATCCAACAGGGCGAGTTCAACACCGAGACGCTGGCCAAGCGGCTGGATTGGACGGACATGTTGGACGAGAGTGGCAAGATTGGCGatgtcgaggtggtggtggccGATCAGGGTGTAGGGGCGAGGGACGTAGAGAGCGCGTTTTTGCaggccgaggacgacgaggatcgtCAGGCGGCGTTGAGGGCTAGGCACGAGATGTTtatcgacgatgccgacttTGAGGAGCACCAGCCCAGCACGAGCAGGCCCAACACCGCATCGGCGACTCCGCTTGCCCATACCGCGAGCGACGGCGCGCGACCTGACAATGGCGCGCACGCTGCAGACGCACTAGACGCCCACGAAATCGAGAACGAGcaccaagagcaagagcaagagcaggagcaggcCGCATCTATCGACGATTACATGCTGGCGTTTGTCGAATCTGATTGGCCCTTTTTCGCTTGATCGCCCTTGCCTTTCCACACTTTGCGCACCAAAGACAAGCATAATTCATGATTCTCACCCGACGCGCTCACACGGCGGTCTGCAATCTACCACACATGAGCGTCTGCGTCTTGTGTCTGAGCGTGTGCATTGAGACTGatattcatgattgattGCCCAGGGTGTTCTAGCCAGCAGTATGCACGTGGCCGACCAGTTGGGACGCTTCTAGCTTTACCACACTCTCTGGGAGGTCGTCGATGGTTTTATCGGAGAGGTGATCGTCGTCTAGGGGGGAGGAGCTATCGAGGGCCAGGAGCGGTGGGGAGGCAAGGGGGAGTGCGTGCGCATGGTTTACGGGGGACACGAGTTGGTGATTCGAGACGTTGGGTGCTGGCAGTGTGGTGGGTTTGCAAGTGGTGAACAAAGctggtgatggcgaggtTTGCAGCGTAGGTCGGTAGTGTGCGCAAGAAAAGGTGGAACGGCTGTTGTTGTGTGTTAGACCGACCATGGGGCGTGTGTGAGGAGACGAGTCAAGCATACTGGCGGGCCAATGAGCGGGACGCTTACTGCTGCTTTGACTGCTACTACCGATCGGTCGAAGCACTTCgggcgaggtggagaaATTGAGCAACAGCTCTGCAGCTGATGCATCAGACGCAACAGTCGCCGAGACATGATCCGTCTTCATGTCTCGATCCGACAAACCAGGAGTTTTCTGTGAACTActgctcgtctcgcgcaCCTCGGATTCCTCTCCGTACGTCGTTGCAAAGCTCAGCGTGGTAGACTTCACTCGTGCGCCGCCCGCGGCTGTTGCCACGGACGCTGCCGTACACGACGATACGCCACTATAGTAGCCAGCAGCGGTAAACGGAGTAAAGTTGGGCGAAGTCAAGCTGAGCTGTTTGAAtaagaagctgctcgattCGCGTCTCGCCGGTAGACCAGAGGGCAGAGgcaaagcagaagcaggcAATGAAGAAAACACGGGGCTCTGAGAAACTCTGGATGCTGTAGGGCCAGCACGTTTCGACATGCCCATGGCAGAATCCGGAAGCATGATCGGTGACTCGGCGGAGAGGCTCATCATAGGAGACGTCACAGTGGTTGCaggcgagatggtgctAGGGCTTTGTTGGATGAGCGAGAATGCGGGAGACACTTCGGCACTCCCTctgctggaagaggaggagccAGCCGCGTCGGTGTGGCGGTATCGCTTAGGTACCACAAAGCAATCCACCTTGACGTGCGACGCGGGCGATCGATCGGTGTGCGAAGAAAAGGCGGCACAAGTCATGTGTTTCTTGGATCGACGCCCGAGCGGctcgtcctcatcatcatcttggtcgtcttggtcatcATCTGCAGCGTCGGTGTCTTGTTCATCGTCGCCTTCTGTAACGTCGTCTTCAAGTTGGTCTTGCTCCActtcctcttgctctccatcgtcttcctcctcaCTTTCTTGGCACTCACGTTGCATTGCACTGGTCGCTGACCTGCCGGCTGCCACCTTTCCATGATCAGCTTCGAGCGTGCGAGCACCAAGACCGTATCCCGGATCATCCTCAATCTTGGCATCCTGACGATACGTGCCGTCCTTGTTACGAACGCCGAAAGGATTGTCTGCTGTGGGCACGTGTTCCGGACTTGAGCCCGTTTCCAGCTTATGGATGATAGCCTTGAGCTCAAAGATGTAGTTGATGGCATGTGTGAGCACTTCGAGTTTGTGCAAGCCGAGTTCCTCTTCTTTGTCTGCTCCTCCTGGTTTTTTCGTGTCGGGCTTCTTGCGATTCCTCTTGCGTTTGGGCTTACCGGTGGCCGCATCGATGTAGGTTTTTGGTGCACCACcggcagcgatgcgagcCGCTTCGTCTTGTTCCTCCTGCTTTTGTCTGCGTCGatcttcgagctccttggcgCATGCGGGCACGATTGAGCGCAGGGTGACGAGCCTGTCGTTGATCTTTTCTCTTCTGCGTCGTTCGATCTGACTATGTGTCGCACGTCGCTTTGAGTCGCGAGCGGTCCTTTTGGGTGGACTTGCTGGCTCGTTCATGTCTCCAACGACCGAggctgctttgcttggtGCAGCCGGGGTCGAAGATTCGGAAAGAACCGTGTTGAAGAAACCCTTGTCaggagctggaagaggcggTGAAGTGGCCttctcgacaagcagatGACGCAGCACAGAGCCATCGTGAGCACGAGCGATGGCCTCGACAAAGAGAAGTTTGCCTTTCATCAGCTTGAAAGGAGGAGCAAAGTCGACGATCCACTTGATCAGCTCGGACTTCATGCGCTTGGACTCTTTGTCGCCGCCGTGTGCGGAACGTTCCTTTCCGGCGGAGCTGAGCGCGACAAAGGCGATAGGTGTAGTGTTGAGCATAGGCGCTTGGTGCGAAGACAATGTGATGACAGCACCATCCGATTGAGATACACCAATGACAGAGCAGTCGCGAACGAGAGCATTCGAGCATAAGCGACTCTCCAAAGTGGAGGCGAGTAGGTGCTGACCTTTATATTCGAATCGATCCGAGCTGACACTGACCGAGCCGGGCGCGCCCAAGCTGGCATGCggatgaggacgatgatgaaAGTCATCGGCATAGTTCTTGTCGTACGAACGCGGGTCGGTGCTGGGAGCCAGAGGAGGACGGTAGGTGGAATACAGCATTGTATCCACGCTGGTGTCGAAGGATCAATGCAAGGCTGGGGGATGAAGGTGTGCTTGGTCACTGCGGCTATCGCTGATGCTGAGACAAAGTCAATCAGCGCCGAAGGAAAGACGGATTGGCTAAGAGCTGGCAAGAGGAGCTACTCAGAGCGACCGAGGGGTGGAATAGCTCGAGACCAGCTGCAATTGAGTTCGGACGATGATTGCTCAGTCGAAACCGAGGGAATACAGAGCTTCGGTATGATACAGATGTGAGGTGTGAATGGAGGATGGGAAAGTGGACATGGCGGTCTGAGCGTGGGTGGTAAGCTAACGATGGAAGAAAGAGGAGCACAAGAGCGAGACTCGCTGAGCAGCCAGGTAAGGCGGTTGCAATAGCCCTCACCATtcatcattcacgattggcagGCGCCAACAAGGTAGCGCGGGAACGACTCTAACGACTCTGGCAGTGTCCGAGCGGCGTTGGAAGCGACAAGTAGACGAATTCCATACATgcacgactcacgactcaagaCTGGCGTTAGCGATATTCGACACACGACCGTGGACAGGGCATGATTTTCCATCACGCATGTTGCTAACCCATGCAGGCCTGACACGCTGCCATGCAGAGtgtgaagcgtgaagcgtgaagcgcTTGGATTCAAGTCAGGACACTGTACACCAACGGCTCACGATCAAAGTCGGTTAGACACAGTGCCATGTTGTGCCAAGGAGGAGGGGGGAAAGCATGTATAGCGCCAAGTGGGGAGATGGGTTATGGGgcgagagtcacgagttgtgagaGTGTGTATGGGTCGCGCGATCTTGTCCACGTTCGCCATGTCGAACAGCTGTGAGCAGACATGACACTTCACGTTCACGTTCACGTTCACCGTTACGGTTggccaaatcgtgaattgggAATTCAACAAAGACCCTCAATTTGCGTGTTCAACGTGCGAACGTGCACACCGCCGTgcgaaatcgtgaattcacgatttacgattcagGAATCTGTGAATTGGGATTTCAATTTTCGattattattattattcgtgattcactcgCACCTCAGTCTGAATCACCAAGGCGTGAGGAAAGttaattcacgattcatttTGATTGACAATTACGAGGCAGAGTCTTTGCTGCCTGCTCTGCTTCCCGCTCTGCGTGTGCTGCGAGTGTAAAAGTCTTGGGTGGCGACCGTGACTgttggaatcgtgaatagtgaATAACAGCCACGCCGTGCTTTGCTatgacagtcgtgagtgacgaATCGCCAAGCTAACTTAgattgattcgtgatcgtcGGGACCTTGCTcgcatcgtgaattcaccATTGTGCAAACGgtacagtcacagtcagAGAGTCGTGAGGATATCTCAGTATACTGAAACACAAAGCTCATCAAACTCACGTCGGCTCCAGCGTCCAACAGACTCAATCATCTGAGCGTGGACAGCTAAGGCTCAAGCTACGAATCGCCCGATCCGATCGATACTCAGTGTGACTCCTCTTgcgacgagacgagccTGTTGAGCACAATCATCGTGACACTTCAATCTCTTCTATCACTGGCATGCTGCAAGCTTGAATACCCCGTTCTCGGTCCTCTCTTGGACGTCCCTCTGCTTTCAAGGTTGGAGAAGCGATCAAGAGCCGACTCAGTGCGAGTGCAAGTGTATCACGCCCACCAAAGCCAAAAAGCATACATGCATGCACACGGTTCTAAAACTGTATTTCAAACGACGATGACAGATTGTCGCGCTCCAGCCAAGCGAGATCAGATTTCACTCGACGCAAGCGGGCCTGGTTTGACCTAGACGAGTGGGTCGCCGTATGATAAGAGTTACTTATTGCTTCTTGTCCTCGGCGAggttgagctgcagaaATACAGTGATCGAGAAGAGCGTCAAAGCAACCGTCAGTATCATGCTTAGCTGTGTGGCAGTTGCGTGGCAGCGTGTGTGCAGCGTGACGGTAAGCATGTACATTGCACAGTGGATAACACGTTGTCCCAATATAAGATCCTATCAAGCTTTCGTCAAAGTCCGCTTATACACACTGACGACCAAGAACGGTCtaagctgcagctgcaggatCGTTATCGTACTGTTACCGCTCAGCAATCGTTCCAACCCAAGCACATATCGGCTGAATCTTTGCAATCAGCCCGGTACGCCTCTCCATTGAGCTCGACCTCAAAAGGCGATCGAAATTCCAACCAGTACAGCGCCATGTCGTGTGTCAAAGTCGGTGAGGATACTTACGTTGTCGCTGGCCTTGCCATCCTTCCACTCCTGGTATCGGAGCGCCATGAAGCCTCGAcgctcggcagcagcacgctcctcctccttgagcgcctgACGCGTGGCACGCGCGCAGATGGCCGTGTACTTGTTGAAGCTGTTGGGATATCATGGTTTGCAACGTGCAAACGAAAACCATGTAGAAGCATTGCGTCACAGCAACATGTCGATCAACGAGAGAGCATGTCCAAATGGGCGATTGGGGGACCAATAAAAGTAAAATGATGCCATGCCAAGGTCAGTATTCTGTAGTGCCCCTTCTTATCCTTTCAGTGAATCGGCAGATAGAGCAATAGTCGTGTTCGCCTCGGAAAGCAAACGAACCGCCCAGCTTGTGAGGTGCGAAACGTACGTGAAGTGAGCTCTCCAGGAAGCAGCCGACATTTTAACAGCGATTGATGACGTTCGACGAGGGTGAAGGTGCAATGTAGAAGAGATGTGTGGAGTCGAGATCAACAAAAGCTCGAATTTGCGACCAAAAgacaagtcacgagtggcgcCGACGAGTTTCTTCTCGGTCCTTTCTTACTCTCGGAAGCGATCGTCTCTGCACCTTTCGCCTGCAACGCGGCGCGGACCGACGTCGTCGCATTCTGCCACACTTTTCGCACGATATTTTTCGAGTCAACcttcaatcacgaatcacgaataatcgtgaTTAACACACAAAAATAATGATAAGTTCGGTGTAACATGCGCTTTCCTCTTCACGGCTTCACGCTCACTCACAACTTTCCACCGCCTCTGTGCCAGTTTTTGCTCATCACATGCGCTGTCCTCTCGCCAAGAGGCTTTGTCAGTCCCCTGGCGCCttttgaatcacgagtggtgCATGTATGGATTAGAAACAACGAAACAGAAACGACATCCGGCCATAGTGTTACAACGAGATTACTCGGTATTAGCGGAGTGTACGTGGACGCTTAGCATAGGCAAGGAAGAGCCAACCTGCCAACATCGACAGACCACCGAGGGGTGTGATGGGGCCGAGAACCTTGCGGATGGGGTTTTCAGGCTTGGTGAGGCAGAGGCCGTAGATGGAACCGCTGAAAAAGGTGATTCCCGTGGCAAATGCATAGCCTGCTGCGACCACCGGACCGGTCTGGGGAAGACTGACAGTGTAGAGCAGCGCCAAGCTGTGCAGAAGCTGGTACTGAGTAGCCGTTGTCCAAGCGCCCATCTCTGTTAACGTCGCAACAAGTTAGAAGCAAGTACATGGTCAATACAGGTACCATAACCTTTGCACGCGCTAAACACTTACGGTAGGCGTTGAGTTGGCTCTTCATGGCGTGCGCACCAAGGGCACCGAGACCAACGCCAACAGCGCCCGACAGACCGGCAAAGACTCCAAGCGTGTTGTAGACCATTGCGAGGATACTACGAGAAAGACGGCGGACTGAGGTTTGAACGGGAGATGAGCTCTTGAAACAAGTATGTACAGTATGACTTGCTGGGTTGCGCAGcgcgtgattcgtgatgagTGATGAGTGATGAGTGAATCTGTCGGGTccaaaatcgtgaaccCAGCGACAAAGCCGGCCGCGCTCGGACATCCCGCGGATATATCATCACGCGCAGATCTAGATCGGGAAGATCGGTGCTGATTTCATCATTTTTTTTTATCTAGCTTGCGCGTCGCTGTCGTAGCCTTGAGCGATGAAATTCACACGGTgactgaatcgtgaatgtgtgaTATTAAAtattggtgattcgtgattgtcgtcattcgtgatttttcTTGCTGCAGTTCAGGAGTGACACAAACAATACCGCGACTTGCATCTATTCAAGatacagtacagtacattcacgaatcgtgattcgtaattgaATTATAATATTAATAAATAATTATAGCAACGAATCATCGCGGCGCAATACAAGATCGGGTGCCACATACATTCCAAACGAAAATACTTGTTTCGATTTGCTGAAAAATCATCAAAAAGGCGCTTTTGAGGTTTCTTCTTATTTATTTTTTTTAGgtcacacacacacactcgtgactctcacGACTCATTCGCGCCTGATAGCTCTCTCCCTCATCTCGTtctaccaccaccaacgcttCACCCTTGGGTCGTCAACCGGCCTGCCTGCAAGTCGGGTGAAAGCAGAAAGATCTGCCTTATCGTTCAACGCTCGCATATCTGGATTTCAACCGGCAGCTCATCTGTCCCACTTGGTCGACGTTGGTTCCGCTGCTGTTCagccaagcaaagcagctgCCTTCATTTGTGTGCATTCGCTCATCCACGGACATCGTTGCAACACAGTTGCCGCTCATTCTTTCTCAACACACACAGCCAGGCCGATCGCCCACCATGGATTTCCCTTCGCAGCATCCTGACTCGCCTGCCAGGCCGTTGGCTGGTGCAGCACGCGCTCGAGTGTTGGCGCGTCAGAACCGCACCTCATCGCTCAAACCGTACGCCAGACCATCATCGGGACTAGTTGCTTCTGGATCCAGTGTTTCGCTTCGCACCGACACCGACTCTCCTGCACGCCAACCGTCGACCCCTTCCAACAATTCACTTGCACCTCCATCCACTCAGGCGGCGCGCTCCGCCTTTTCACCGCTCCGTGCAGCCGCTTCGCCCATCGCTCTGCTAGGTAGCGTGCGCAAGATGGTGGCAAAGCCATTCTCGTGGCTCACGAGCGTCGCTGCCTCGGTCGAGCCTGAACTCGGCATGCCTATGTCCTCGAGCACCAACTCTCTCTCCTCCATCGCTCGCAAaagagctgctgctcaggcTTCTATCAAGTCCGTCGACGACAATGACACGAGCGATGAGAGGCAAGCCCCCACACGCGCTGCTAGAGCTGTCGGcgagcgtcttgctgcCGGACTTCGATCTCGCTCCAACCTTCACGATGATGAAGAAAGTCAGTTGCGTCCACCTACTTCCACCCTTTCATTCTCCGTGTCCAtgtctcgcctcgctccTGGTCCAGCACCTCCCCAGGCTAGCCGTCACCAGTCTCCttccaatcacgaaggtTCTCTCGCTGGACCTTCTGCGCTGCCGCGATTCAATGACAAGGCAACAGCCTGGAGCACCCGCTCTTCGAAGCGCACACTCGATGTTGGCTCCCGTCCCGTTGATCAAAGTGACTCGCTAGAGGTTATGAGCGATATCAGTCGAACGTCACCTTCTCAAACTCAACTCTATCATGCCAGAAGCCAGCACGCGCTCCGCAGCCCTCGGTctcagctgcttggctACCGCGGATCTTTACTGCGACCGGACGAAGCCATGTCGGAATCTGGTTCGACGACTCTCAGTCACTCGCACTCATTCAGTGCATTTGGCTACGGCAACGAGGTTCGCTATACAGACAGTGCATTCGGCTTACCACCTTCCAGCTCGCCATTC comes from Mycosarcoma maydis chromosome 18, whole genome shotgun sequence and encodes:
- a CDS encoding uncharacterized protein (related to SWR1 - DEAH-box protein, putative RNA helicase), whose product is MSPGDSALDYAKRQAGNVSSQAPSRPSSENDANGTVSTSNEHPSNEAGPSRPRSMGSERSASPQQGTTPKVPTKRRRLNAELAFSSPGPAFQVEQHGSEAQSDSNDSSGRARRPRRSTTLTKSGSNESQDRRSSAHIPKRKEEAGESRNLAESVPKNKLKLNNGKARASDEVELRESSLSLVLPSRSRSRSKSVVKLEPDQDSAFPQEVATPTLQPTRPKPQITPLTALNPQAALSEILARRRSERIALAQSDLEDVHDGHDMLVRELFHLTKFVTMVGYDPDVARTDQSDVFTTFKHAHDLRFSLDDSGSGAEASTAARVTRRRVNARLESLSLKRPDPPSTPSTPSFSKVKVDDDKKSAPEGRRNRRFSSVTGAQPRVNGAHTLETGHSDDTDDSSEEEDSEGSDLDAYSPDGREKGDAKDYNASRKGDAKRARLSSTPHKRHRAKVQDASSNAPVKRTGPRKSKALDELDAFILRQQPRPLPDHPPPLHILAPHQIPAHRRFGGDLDALYESFNMLQDDEGGLEDDDLETYIKLDQRWRAGLPIHPEAGSTTRHAVQKVPRNKSHHDHLLESVTSSYSQMRQYAKLKQQNSRKVARMIAQHWERQLGTSEREKKAEERRLRALAKWTLREVLKQWRLAVNVVRARKAAAEKAEKEKSDKEQLNAILEQSTAMLKKQHEVMTRADSLDDSDDEGSDRTNYGSDGSAESEISDIDDDDNQLIQIQDELPSVSPEQSLDMLTPVPEEADGSKDRVSNTTDHEAATANGDPTVVVESESQPSRRPQRRTARTKTFKARDSKLDADDIEFNDAGNDDEQEDAELERQMLEEDEEDDSEDAGLAADANIPIEELLKRYGYGQEADQDAEDSDAGEDAVSNDDSLENSATKDGSEDVAAVASIKIQEDAEVEEERPVQEDSMPDEAMDLEDDAVSTALNRPSDALLVDDHSDAESAATSGRRSSRRSMTRASSIVSSDRHATRLRQPFLLRGQLRPYQQIGFEWLCSLYANGVNGILADEMGLGKTIQTISLLAHLACDKGVWGPHLVVAPTSVMLNWEVEFKKFLPGFKILSYYGNQKERKEKRIGWNTENSFNVCITSYQLVLADQHIFRRKPWVYLVLDEAHHIKNFRSQRWQTLLGFNSQRRLLLTGTPLQNNLMDLWSLMYFLMPNGATELPGGGAFANMKDFQDWFSNPLDKAIEGGTSMNDETRAMVQKLHAVLRPYLLRRLKSEVEKELPSKYEHVITCRLSKRQRFLYNDFMSRAKTRESLASGNYLSIINCLMQLRKVCNHPDLFEVRPIVTSFAMSRSVVADYEIKDLLVRRRLLQENVWEKVDLDVTNLRITDGEEHLTAIESRDLRRLNAAKKLPHFREAVPEPRELDTWTLEGFERSREQRKLVDRMEKWKHMAYLNQYRCTKRPIYGSGLIKMLTEAGEAARLEPLEQHESDRRGFLTRCDSVLRIVQSRSTRRENMQALIDRFAFVTPRAVAVDMPRWALPGLEAHQRPDMVKREFDTVHPVAVKLHIAFPDASLLQYDCGKLQQLDILMRRLKEGGHRILIFTQMTRVLDILESFLNYHGYRYLRLDGATKVESRQALTEQFNRDARISAFILSTRSGGLGINLTGADTVLFYDLDWNAAIEAQCMDRAHRIGQTRDVHIYRFVTEHTIEENMLRKANQKRLLDNVVIQQGEFNTETLAKRLDWTDMLDESGKIGDVEVVVADQGVGARDVESAFLQAEDDEDRQAALRARHEMFIDDADFEEHQPSTSRPNTASATPLAHTASDGARPDNGAHAADALDAHEIENEHQEQEQEQEQAASIDDYMLAFVESDWPFFA
- a CDS encoding uncharacterized protein (related to atp synthase epsilon chain, mitochondrial); protein product: MSAASWRAHFTFNKYTAICARATRQALKEEERAAAERRGFMALRYQEWKDGKASDNLNLAEDKKQ